The stretch of DNA TATGATATGATGTCGGGGAAACCTTAGTCTCTCAAGATTCTGGAAGCAGTTTCTTTCGTTATATCAGTGTAAATGGATTCATGACAACTCAGATTCAATCTTCACCTTGGACAAGTTGCACTTTGTGAATTCATCGGTTTTACGCCATGCGCAAGCGCTTTTGTCAGCATTCTTGACACAGTAGGAATGATCCCACTCGCAGTCACCAGAGCGGAAGCCAGATTCTTGTTCGCATCCTTTCAATTCCTCACAGTGCTCTTCATAGCACGGGGAGACTTGACAGTCGCAGTTACTGCCATAGAATCTCCTGATTCCCATTCGTTGTCGCGAAGTAACATCTGACCAAGGCTGGATCCAGTCGCACATATTTAACcgaatttttcttttccatacTCTCCCTGACAAGAGGTAGACCGTGTTACTAACTAATGTCACGCCACACCGCGCACCGTCTGACGCCGTGTGAGCCCTGGCAATCAAGCTGCGTTTTTTCGAACCGTGACGCTGAATAGCATCGGTCTGGTTCAATTG from Montipora capricornis isolate CH-2021 chromosome 9, ASM3666992v2, whole genome shotgun sequence encodes:
- the LOC138015283 gene encoding metalloproteinase inhibitor 3-like translates to MNLVAFYSIVISVLVGSLTTCQACSCAKSHPQEMYCRAQFVIRAKILSQEFLTEDNKTLAFNLRVQKIFKGETQLNQTDAIQRHGSKKRSLIARAHTASDGARCGVTLVSNTVYLLSGRVWKRKIRLNMCDWIQPWSDVTSRQRMGIRRFYGSNCDCQVSPCYEEHCEELKGCEQESGFRSGDCEWDHSYCVKNADKSACAWRKTDEFTKCNLSKVKIESELS